CGCGGCGCGGTCAGCGCAGTCCGGCGAAGAGGTCGTCCTCAGGCAGGGCCGCGCCGGTGGTGTCCCGGACCCGCGCGAAGGTCTCCACGCCCATCAGCTCACCGAACCTCTCCTTGCCCATCTTGAGGAAGAAGATGTTCTCGCCCTGGCTGGCGTGCGCGGCCAGCGAGTCGTACTTCTGACCGCTGTACGCGGTGGTGTCCACCCACGTGCTGACCTCGTCGTCGGGCAGGCCCATCTTGGCCATCTCGGCGACCTCGGCCGGATCGGGCTCGGGCATGTCCGGATTGAACTCGCGCATGAACTCACCGAACCGCCGCATGACCGAGCGGGGCATGGTGGTCCAGTACACCTTGGGCGTCAGGTCGGTCATCTCCAGCGCCGCCATCGTGATGCGGTGGGCCTGGATGTGGTCGGGGTGGCCGTAGAAGCCGTTCTCGTCGTAGGTGACGACCACGTCCGGCCGGTACTGCCGCATGAGGTCCGCGAGCCGGGCCGCGCCCTCCTGCACGGGGGTCTGCCAGAAGGATCCGGGGGCGTCGTTGGTCGGCCAGCCCATCATCCCGGAGTCGGCGTAGTCCAGCGTCTCCAGATCGCTGATCTTCAGGACGTCACAGCTCTCCTTGAGTTCCTGCTTGCGCATCAGGGCGACGGCCGCCGGATCGTGCCCGGGGTCGCCCGGTTTGACACCCCCCGGTCCGTCTCCGCAACCGCCGTCGGTACAGGTCACGAGGACCGTGCGGACTCCTTCCGCCGCATACCGCGCGAGGATCCCACCCGTGCTGGTGGCCTCGTCGTCGGGGTGGGCGTGCACTGCCATCAGTGTCAAGGGCCGGTCAGTCATATGAAAAGTCCTCCTGCGAAATACACCCGCGCGGCGCCGGTGCCTCGGTCGATGCAACAGTGTCGACCACGCCGCGTGTTCCCGGCACGGCCGCCCGGCCTTCGGGGCGTGGGCGCACAAGGAGGGCGCGGACCGCCTCGGGTCCGCGCCCTCCCGTTCGTCCGGCCCGGGGGTCAGGTCACCGAGCAGGACTGGTCGCCGAGCCTGAACGCCGTCGGCTTGCTGTTAGACCCCGACCAGCTGCCCGTGAAGCCGAAGCCCACGGACGAACCGGCCGCGACGTTCGCGTTCCAGCTCACGTTCTTCGTGGTGACCGCCGCGCCGGACTGGGCCGGCTCGGCATTCCACGCCTGGGTGACGCGCTGCCCGTCGGCGAAGGACCAGCCGAGCGACCACCCTGTCCAGGCGGCCGTGCCGGTGTTGGTGAGCCGGACGTCCGCCTGGAAGCCGCCCGACCACTGGTTGGTGATCTTGTACGTGACCGCGCAGGCGCCGGCCGGCGTCGGATCCGTTCCGCCGCCACCGTCCCCGCCGCCCGCGTCGGACGAGTCGCCGTAGATGACACCGCGCCCGTTCGTCGACACGTACACCCGCCCGTAGACACGCGGGTCACCGGTGATGGCGGCGCCCGTCCAGCCCCACTGATGGGCGTCGTCGTTGATACGGGTCCAGGTGGCGCCCTTGTCCGTCGAGCGGAAGATGCCCCGTACACCGCCGATCTTCGCGCTCGTGTAGAGCGTCCGGTACGAGGCCCCGGTCGCCGCCTTGCCGAAGCCGATGGTGTCCGCCTGCTCGACGCCCGGCAGCTTGGTGAAGGTCGCGCCGGGATCCGTGGAGTGCCACAGCCCGTACGCGCCGTCGCTCGCCCCGCCCGCCAGCCAGACGTCCCCCTTCGTGCCGGGCAGCGCCTTGAACCGTACGCTGTCGCCGCTCGGCAGTCCGGTCGCGGCGGAGGCCGTGAAGGTCGCGCCGCCGTCCGAACTCACATAGAACGTGCCTGACTTGAAGCCGTAGAACGTCTTCGGGTCGGAGCGGTCCGACTCCACGACCGCGCCGGCCGGGATACCGCTCGACGCCGACCACGACGTACCGAACCCGGTCGTGTGGTGCACGCCCGCGCCCTCCGGGCTCCACACGAACCGGCTCCCGTCCGAGGCCGCCGCGACCGTGCCGCCGCCGCTCACCCCCGAAGGGTCCGTGCCCGCGAACCAGTTGGCGCCGTTGTCCGTGGAGAACGCCACATGTGGACCCGAGTCGAGGTTGCCGGACCGCACCACGATGCCCGGGTCGGACTCCGCGAAGTCGAGGCTTGTCGTGGTGGTGAAGTTCGGCGAGGTGAACATCATGGACGGGACCTCGGTGAGGTCCGTGTGCCGGAAGCCGCCGATGTCACCGAGGGCGCTGAGGAGTTGGGCGCCGCCGGACGGGGGAGCGGCCAGGTCGTTGACGGCCGTCTCCTCCAGGCCCCGCACCATCGGCTTGACGGTGAACTTGCCGCCGCTGTCCCACTGGCCCAGGTTCTCGGTCCCGTAGATCGTCGCGCCCGTCCCGTACATCATGCGGGCCGAGTTGAACGGATCGATCTCCAACGCCTCGGTCATCCAGCCCAGTTTGGGCGTCTGCTCGGGCGGCGACGGATTTGCGCCCCACGTCAGCCAGGGCGAGGACGACACATCCATGGTGAAGCGGTTCGAGCGGTCGGGGTACGACGTGTAGTCCCACGCCTTCGTCCAGGTGCCGCCGCTGTCGGTGGAACGGAAGATCTGCGTGTCCGGCCACCAGGAGCTGTAGGCCGTCGCCATCACCGTGCCCGGCTTCTGCCGGTCGACGGTCAGCCCGCTGAAGCCGTAGTAGGTGTCCGCCTCCGCGATCGGGCTGATGTCCGTCCAGGCGCCGGTCGCCGTCGTGTACCGCCAGATCCGGCCCTTGCCGCCGTCGTACGGGCCGCCCTTGTCGCTGTACGCGAGATAGAGGTAGCCGTTCGTCGCGTCCAGGACGCCCTTGTGGGCCAGGTACCCGGTCGGCTGTCCCGCGATCCGGGACCAGGTCGCGCCCGCGTCGGTCGAGCGGTAGACCGCGTTGTCCTTGTCGGCGACCCCGACGTAGAGGGTCTTCGTGGCATCGGTGCCCGTACTGCTCGACTCGTCGAAGGTGACCCAGGCGATGCCCTGGTTGTCGGAGGCGTACCCGCTGGTGTCGGTCGCGTCCTGCACATAGGTGCCGACGTTCGGGAAGTTCGTCACCTGCGACCAGGAGGCCCCCGAGTCGGTGGACCGCCACAGCCCCTTGCCGCTCGGCGCGCCCAGATACAGCACGCTGTTCTTATGGGGGTCGACCGCGAGCCGCTCACCCATGCCGCGCCCGGGCATGTTCCCGCCCAGCTTGAACGGCAGGTCGGCCTTCAGCCAGGTCGCGCCCCGGTCGGAGGACCTGAGCACGGCCCCGTTACCGGGGTCCCAGCTGTTGGTGTACGTGCCGACGGCGGCGTACACCTTGCTCGGCGCCACCGAATCGGAGGCGAGGCTCACGACGCCGGTGTGTCCCCACCGGTCCCAGCCGACCGAGTCGAGCAGCGGCGTCCAGCTCTTCGACGCCTCCTGCCAGCGGTAGGCGCCGCCGATGTCGGTGCGGGCGTACGCGAGGTTCTTCTCGGACCGGTTGAACACGATGCCGGGGACGAAGCCGCCGCCGTCGACGCGTGCGTTCTTCCAGGTGTACGTGTCGGCGGCGATCGACACCGCCGGGGCCGCCTTCTCGACGGCCCGCGCGGCCAGTGCGGGAGGCGTCCCGGCCAGCAGCCCGGCCGCGAGCCCGAGCACAGCGGCAAGAACGGGGGTTCTTCGCACGGTGACCTTCTCCTTGTGTGGGGGGAGGTGGGGGGGGAGACATGAAAGGCCGGGCGGTCCCCAGTGCGGTTGGGGACCGCCCACGACATGTTTGGTCACGGCCCGAGCCCCATCTCTTTCAGGGGCGCGGGGAACTGCGCGACCAGCCACGACCAAGCCGCAGCCGACATGCCGACCTTCCCGCGGAGCGATATGCGGGGGCTATTCGAGAAGCTCCGCGTACGAGCCCATGGCGAGGGCGATGTCCGCCTGGGCCCAGAACCGGTGGTACGTGAAGGACGGCGCGGCCCCGCCGGCCAGATACGCCTCGATCTTCGACCAGGCGGGATCGTCCTCGTAGAACGACCGGATCGACTCGAACGTCGACGACGAGTTGACCGCGTCGCCGTTCGGCATCGTGCCGCTCCACCCGCTCGGGATGTACACGGCGTCGTCGAAGCGGCTGTAGTCGGTCCGCGTCTCCGGGACCGCCACGCCCAGCGCGTCCTGGTTGTTCGCCCACATGCCGTCGAGCAGCGCCTTCGCCGTGGTCTTCGCCTCGGTGTCACCGGACCGGTCGGCGTAGTACGTCAGGGTCTTGGCGTACGCCGCCGCCACTCCGACGTCGTTCGTGTAGTCGGCGACCGTGACATGAAGTCCCGTATTGGCACCGGGACTTGAGGCGCTCCAGGTGTCCGGCTTGCCCGACCACTGGAGCGTGCTCGGGATCCGGAAGGTGCCGTCCGGATTGACCGTGGTGTGTGCGAGCGCCCAGTCGACCCACTTGTCGAGGACCGTCTTGGCGTCCGCGTTGCCCGTCTGCTGGTAGTACTCGGCGACCCGCTCCATCGACCACGCCTGGAAGCCGAACCACTGGTTGGACGGCGGGTCGTGGTAGACGGGCTTCTCGTCGTAGTACATGCCGTAGAAGGTCGGCGTCCCGGAGGGCGGTGTCGCGTAGCGGCCCTGCCAGCTGTTGGTCGCGCCGCCCGCGATGGGTCCCTCACTGGACTGCAGCCACCGGTAGAACTCCAGCTGCCGGCCCAGCGACTTGGCCCAATCCGCTTGTCCTGTGGCCGACTTGGGCTTCAGGTCCGCGTACGAGCTGAGCGCGTACGCGGCGAGGGGGTTCTGGTAGCCGCCGTGGGTGTGGCTGGAGCCGATGCGCCAGGCCCAGCCGGCCGAGGTGTCGGTCGCGCCGCCCCACGCGTAGTACCAGTTGAGCAGGTAGTGCGAGGC
This sequence is a window from Streptomyces ortus. Protein-coding genes within it:
- a CDS encoding PIG-L family deacetylase; translation: MTDRPLTLMAVHAHPDDEATSTGGILARYAAEGVRTVLVTCTDGGCGDGPGGVKPGDPGHDPAAVALMRKQELKESCDVLKISDLETLDYADSGMMGWPTNDAPGSFWQTPVQEGAARLADLMRQYRPDVVVTYDENGFYGHPDHIQAHRITMAALEMTDLTPKVYWTTMPRSVMRRFGEFMREFNPDMPEPDPAEVAEMAKMGLPDDEVSTWVDTTAYSGQKYDSLAAHASQGENIFFLKMGKERFGELMGVETFARVRDTTGAALPEDDLFAGLR
- a CDS encoding cellulose binding domain-containing protein, which gives rise to MRRTPVLAAVLGLAAGLLAGTPPALAARAVEKAAPAVSIAADTYTWKNARVDGGGFVPGIVFNRSEKNLAYARTDIGGAYRWQEASKSWTPLLDSVGWDRWGHTGVVSLASDSVAPSKVYAAVGTYTNSWDPGNGAVLRSSDRGATWLKADLPFKLGGNMPGRGMGERLAVDPHKNSVLYLGAPSGKGLWRSTDSGASWSQVTNFPNVGTYVQDATDTSGYASDNQGIAWVTFDESSSTGTDATKTLYVGVADKDNAVYRSTDAGATWSRIAGQPTGYLAHKGVLDATNGYLYLAYSDKGGPYDGGKGRIWRYTTATGAWTDISPIAEADTYYGFSGLTVDRQKPGTVMATAYSSWWPDTQIFRSTDSGGTWTKAWDYTSYPDRSNRFTMDVSSSPWLTWGANPSPPEQTPKLGWMTEALEIDPFNSARMMYGTGATIYGTENLGQWDSGGKFTVKPMVRGLEETAVNDLAAPPSGGAQLLSALGDIGGFRHTDLTEVPSMMFTSPNFTTTTSLDFAESDPGIVVRSGNLDSGPHVAFSTDNGANWFAGTDPSGVSGGGTVAAASDGSRFVWSPEGAGVHHTTGFGTSWSASSGIPAGAVVESDRSDPKTFYGFKSGTFYVSSDGGATFTASAATGLPSGDSVRFKALPGTKGDVWLAGGASDGAYGLWHSTDPGATFTKLPGVEQADTIGFGKAATGASYRTLYTSAKIGGVRGIFRSTDKGATWTRINDDAHQWGWTGAAITGDPRVYGRVYVSTNGRGVIYGDSSDAGGGDGGGGTDPTPAGACAVTYKITNQWSGGFQADVRLTNTGTAAWTGWSLGWSFADGQRVTQAWNAEPAQSGAAVTTKNVSWNANVAAGSSVGFGFTGSWSGSNSKPTAFRLGDQSCSVT